The Acidobacteriota bacterium genome has a segment encoding these proteins:
- a CDS encoding ABC transporter permease subunit produces the protein MLSLLTSDQTRLVLEAALEHATLSLSSVGAAVVVGIPIAWLLSHTRLCDRLGDTILHVLYAFPFVGLLGLAIGAHGKGAAAVNILVGVYALVPVVCCTSRGMRRVDQTTLKACRSMGLSEVRLFFLLKLPQSMPFFLEGLRLALLAALALVALGGFVGVGGLGNLIFTGIVQNRPAHCLAGGTVLCLGALGLNEVLKALRWRFERFEQQPLSESNVLSF, from the coding sequence ATGCTGTCTCTGCTCACATCGGATCAGACGCGCCTCGTGCTGGAGGCCGCTTTGGAACACGCGACCCTAAGCCTCAGCTCGGTGGGGGCCGCGGTAGTGGTGGGAATCCCGATTGCCTGGCTTCTTTCGCACACGAGGCTCTGCGACCGCCTGGGCGACACCATACTCCACGTGCTTTACGCCTTCCCTTTCGTGGGCCTTTTGGGGCTCGCGATAGGTGCCCATGGAAAGGGCGCGGCCGCGGTGAACATTCTTGTGGGGGTCTACGCGCTTGTGCCCGTCGTTTGCTGCACGTCGCGCGGCATGCGCCGCGTCGATCAGACCACGCTCAAGGCATGCCGCAGCATGGGGTTGAGCGAAGTGCGCCTTTTCTTCCTTCTCAAGCTGCCTCAAAGCATGCCGTTTTTCCTGGAAGGACTGCGCCTTGCGCTGCTCGCGGCGCTGGCGCTCGTGGCGCTTGGCGGATTCGTCGGCGTCGGGGGTCTCGGGAACCTCATTTTCACGGGCATCGTGCAGAACCGGCCCGCTCACTGCCTTGCGGGCGGCACGGTGCTCTGCCTCGGGGCGCTTGGGCTGAACGAGGTCCTTAAAGCGCTGCGGTGGAGGTTTGAGCGCTTTGAACAGCAGCCCCTTTCGGAAAGCAATGTGCTGAGTTTCTGA